One region of Primulina tabacum isolate GXHZ01 chromosome 1, ASM2559414v2, whole genome shotgun sequence genomic DNA includes:
- the LOC142504281 gene encoding LOB domain-containing protein 12-like: MATASSVTFSWSKCLCDPIYTASFASEKFSRLLISYDQELPVNRRTEAADSLFFEAQCRLQDPVYGCVGTVTILHQQIHDAQCQLARIQAQIAALSAQSAQQNQFHHHHQVEVTPTFNPISSPAQYDVANTNNWFNFNLL; this comes from the coding sequence ATGGCAACAGCAAGCTCCGTCACCTTTTCTTGGTCCAAGTGTCTTTGTGACCCTATATATACAGCAAGTTTTgcttctgaaaaattttctcgGCTTTTGATTTCTTACGACCAGGAACTTCCGGTGAATCGAAGAACGGAAGCAGCAGACTCCTTGTTCTTTGAAGCTCAATGTAGACTTCAAGATCCGGTATATGGTTGTGTGGGAACTGTCACAATTTTGCATCAACAGATACACGATGCGCAATGCCAACTAGCTAGGATTCAAGCACAAATTGCCGCACTCAGTGCTCAGTCCGCCCAACAAAATCAgtttcatcatcatcatcaagtTGAAGTTACGCCAACTTTCAATCCCATTTCCTCGCCGGCGCAGTATGATGTTGCAAACACAAATAATTGGTTCAACTTTAACTTACTGTAG